A single Tuberibacillus sp. Marseille-P3662 DNA region contains:
- the ftsA gene encoding cell division protein FtsA: MNSENIYVSLDIGTTHVKVVIGEMNGDAFNIIGIGKAESTGIKKGSIVDIDETVRSIGQAKEQAERMIGLEINSVIVGVTGNHVELQPCHGVVAVSSDNREIDDEDIARVLDAAQVIPIPPEREIIDVIPQQFVVDGLDEINDPRGMVGVRLEVEGTIITGSKTILHNLLRCVEKAGLQIADICLQSLALGSVALSRDEKNLGVAVIDIGGGSTSVSLFDQGILASTFVLPVGGNHITKDISIGMRTPTEEAEKIKLNHGHAFIDDASNDETFDAPKIGSSKADTYSQKDMAYIIEPRMAEIFEMINNEIQKIGFSELPGGYILTGGTTAMPGVLELAQYELGYNVRMSIPDYIGVREPQYTTSIGLIQFAFHNVKIQGKEVAAAVAGDHQETKAKTKPKTKSTKEPKDEKPKDDKSMKNKVKDWFGLFFE; encoded by the coding sequence GTGAACAGTGAAAACATATATGTTAGTTTAGATATAGGAACCACTCATGTTAAAGTGGTTATTGGTGAAATGAATGGCGATGCTTTTAACATTATTGGCATCGGCAAGGCCGAATCAACTGGGATTAAAAAAGGCTCGATTGTTGATATTGATGAAACGGTTCGATCCATTGGGCAGGCAAAGGAACAAGCTGAAAGAATGATAGGCTTAGAGATTAACAGCGTTATCGTCGGTGTGACGGGTAACCATGTTGAACTTCAACCTTGTCATGGTGTTGTGGCGGTATCTAGTGATAATCGCGAAATTGATGATGAAGATATTGCCCGAGTTTTAGATGCTGCTCAAGTCATTCCTATTCCTCCAGAGCGGGAAATTATTGATGTCATTCCTCAGCAATTTGTCGTTGACGGACTGGATGAAATCAACGATCCACGCGGGATGGTCGGGGTTCGACTGGAAGTAGAAGGCACCATTATAACAGGATCAAAAACAATTTTACATAACTTATTACGGTGTGTGGAAAAAGCTGGATTACAAATTGCTGATATTTGTTTACAATCTTTGGCGCTCGGATCCGTGGCCTTATCTAGAGACGAAAAGAACCTAGGTGTCGCTGTGATTGATATCGGCGGCGGTTCAACAAGTGTTTCGCTTTTTGACCAAGGGATCTTAGCTTCAACATTTGTTCTGCCTGTCGGCGGCAATCATATTACCAAAGACATTTCCATCGGAATGCGAACACCGACAGAAGAAGCTGAAAAGATTAAATTGAATCATGGACATGCATTTATCGATGATGCATCAAATGACGAAACGTTTGATGCACCGAAAATTGGAAGTTCCAAGGCGGATACCTATAGTCAAAAAGATATGGCCTATATTATTGAACCCCGGATGGCCGAAATCTTTGAAATGATTAATAATGAGATTCAGAAAATCGGCTTTAGTGAATTACCGGGCGGCTATATTTTAACCGGTGGAACAACAGCCATGCCAGGTGTTTTGGAATTAGCACAATATGAACTGGGCTACAACGTTAGGATGTCTATTCCCGATTATATTGGCGTGCGCGAACCTCAGTATACAACGTCAATTGGGTTAATCCAATTTGCCTTTCATAATGTTAAGATTCAAGGTAAAGAGGTTGCTGCCGCGGTAGCAGGAGATCACCAAGAGACAAAAGCAAAGACAAAACCAAAAACAAAATCTACCAAAGAACCAAAAGATGAAAAGCCGAAGGACGACAAGAGTATGAAAAATAAAGTTAAAGACTGGTTCGGTCTTTTCTTTGAGTAA
- the sigE gene encoding RNA polymerase sporulation sigma factor SigE, with amino-acid sequence MLGMKTWYKLLSKLGIKSQEIYYIGGSEALPPPLSKEEEAEMLQRLPEGDEEARSILIERNLRLVVYIARKFENTKINIEDLISIGTIGLIKAVNTFNPEKKIKLATYASRCIENEILMYLRRNNKTKSEVSFDEPLNVDWDGNELLLSDVLGTEEDIITRDMERKVDKKLLKKAIYMLNDREKEIMELRFGLAGGNEKTQKDVADHLGISQSYISRLEKRIIKRLTKEFNKMV; translated from the coding sequence ATGCTTGGTATGAAAACGTGGTATAAGTTGCTTTCGAAACTGGGTATTAAATCGCAAGAAATATATTACATAGGCGGAAGTGAAGCACTGCCGCCACCCTTGTCCAAAGAGGAAGAAGCGGAAATGTTACAAAGGCTTCCTGAAGGTGATGAGGAAGCACGTTCAATCTTAATTGAACGCAACTTACGGCTGGTAGTCTACATCGCCAGAAAATTTGAAAATACAAAAATTAATATTGAGGATCTTATTAGTATTGGAACGATTGGGTTGATTAAGGCGGTGAATACTTTCAATCCAGAAAAGAAAATTAAATTGGCGACCTACGCGTCCAGATGTATTGAAAATGAAATCTTGATGTATTTACGCCGGAACAACAAAACCAAATCTGAAGTCTCGTTTGATGAACCGTTGAATGTCGATTGGGATGGCAATGAATTGCTTTTATCCGATGTCCTTGGGACAGAAGAAGATATTATCACCCGTGACATGGAACGAAAAGTTGATAAAAAACTATTGAAAAAGGCCATCTATATGTTAAATGATCGTGAAAAGGAAATTATGGAGCTGCGTTTTGGGTTGGCGGGTGGCAATGAAAAAACTCAGAAGGATGTCGCTGATCATCTCGGCATTTCACAATCTTATATTTCAAGGTTGGAAAAGCGCATCATCAAAAGGCTGACGAAGGAATTTAATAAAATGGTGTAA
- the ftsZ gene encoding cell division protein FtsZ, whose protein sequence is MMDYNMEMEQLAQIKVIGVGGGGSNAVNRMIESGIQGVEFICVNTDAQALKLSHADVKLQLGEKLTRGLGAGANPEIGKKAAEESRDQIEELLQGSDMVFVTAGMGGGTGTGAAPVIAEIAKDVGALTVGVVTRPFTFEGRKRSTHAVSGISHLKEKVDTLIVIPNDRLLEIVDKNTPMLEAFREADNVLRQGVQGISDLIAVPGLINLDFADVKTIMTEGGSALMAIGFATGENRASEAAKKAISSPLLEKSIDGAKGVLMNITGGTNLSLFEVNEAADIVATAADEEVNMIFGSVIEEDLNDEIVVTVIATGFDEQDRQEPAPQQRQNVRMNNSNSTQKPNREEQESHRSQPQQPASNQDSEDTLDIPAFLRNRNRRRS, encoded by the coding sequence ATGATGGATTATAATATGGAAATGGAACAGCTTGCTCAGATAAAAGTCATTGGCGTTGGCGGCGGCGGAAGTAATGCAGTAAACCGGATGATTGAATCTGGCATTCAAGGTGTTGAATTTATCTGTGTGAACACTGATGCCCAAGCTTTGAAACTATCACACGCTGATGTCAAACTACAACTAGGTGAGAAATTAACCCGGGGGTTAGGTGCTGGAGCTAACCCCGAAATCGGGAAAAAAGCGGCAGAGGAAAGCCGAGACCAAATTGAAGAATTATTACAAGGATCCGATATGGTGTTTGTAACCGCCGGTATGGGTGGCGGTACCGGTACTGGAGCAGCCCCTGTTATCGCGGAAATTGCCAAAGATGTTGGGGCATTGACCGTCGGCGTTGTTACTCGTCCTTTCACATTTGAAGGCCGTAAACGCTCAACGCATGCTGTCAGCGGAATTAGTCATCTAAAAGAAAAAGTCGATACGCTCATTGTGATTCCAAATGATCGCTTGCTTGAAATTGTTGACAAAAACACACCAATGCTTGAGGCTTTCCGTGAAGCTGACAATGTTCTACGTCAAGGTGTTCAAGGTATTTCCGATCTCATTGCTGTCCCTGGATTGATCAACCTTGACTTTGCTGACGTCAAAACAATTATGACAGAAGGCGGATCTGCTTTGATGGCTATCGGTTTTGCAACGGGTGAAAATCGTGCATCCGAAGCTGCCAAGAAAGCCATTTCGAGTCCGTTGCTTGAAAAATCGATTGATGGCGCAAAAGGTGTACTGATGAATATCACTGGTGGCACCAATCTCAGTCTATTTGAAGTGAATGAAGCGGCTGATATTGTTGCAACAGCAGCTGATGAAGAAGTCAACATGATCTTCGGATCGGTCATTGAGGAAGATCTTAATGATGAAATTGTTGTGACCGTCATTGCAACAGGATTTGATGAACAAGATCGTCAAGAACCAGCTCCTCAGCAAAGGCAAAATGTACGAATGAACAACTCGAACTCAACACAAAAACCGAACCGTGAGGAACAAGAATCTCACCGATCGCAGCCTCAGCAGCCTGCCTCGAACCAAGATTCTGAAGACACGCTTGATATTCCAGCGTTTTTAAGAAACCGGAATCGCAGAAGATCATAA
- a CDS encoding UDP-N-acetylmuramoyl-tripeptide--D-alanyl-D-alanine ligase → MSINLEAVQTVSVRSQGRLTDIYSLNVMTDSRKPINQGLFIPLTGETFDAHHFVKQAIDNGAVATLWQEDHDFPSDIPEDFPVFFVTDPLTALQELARNYRRKINPKVVAITGSNGKTTTKDIMDGVLSQSYETFKTQGNFNNHIGLPLTILSMPEDCEVLIAEMGMNHFGEISQLSRLAEPDFAVITNIGESHIEYLGSRAGIAQAKMEIMDGMDASGVFVIDGDEPLLDSPLTKSLTTIRCGFTERNDYMVSGVHESAEGYRFEVKNRSFDIPLLGRHNVQNALFSVAVGQYLGLSNQAIQAGLLQGQMTDMRLQTYVTAAGATIINDAYNASPTSMKAAIETIKQLPGFTERVLVLGDIYELGVDEERMHRDIADSIHAPITHVYTIGEKAQWIADELQKHASKLIIRSFKNKDAAASVLKQHNQEDTVVLFKASRAAKFETLTAVMDPSQGGTH, encoded by the coding sequence ATGAGCATTAATTTAGAAGCGGTGCAAACTGTGAGCGTTCGCTCCCAAGGTCGTCTGACTGACATATACAGTCTCAATGTGATGACAGATAGCCGTAAACCGATCAATCAGGGTCTATTTATCCCGCTGACTGGGGAAACGTTTGACGCTCATCACTTTGTGAAGCAAGCGATAGACAATGGCGCGGTGGCGACGCTATGGCAGGAGGATCACGATTTTCCTAGCGACATACCCGAGGACTTTCCCGTATTTTTTGTCACAGATCCGTTAACAGCCCTGCAAGAGCTTGCTCGTAACTATCGACGTAAGATCAATCCTAAAGTTGTTGCAATTACGGGAAGTAACGGGAAAACGACGACGAAAGATATTATGGATGGTGTTCTGAGCCAGTCTTATGAAACTTTTAAAACCCAAGGCAATTTCAATAATCATATCGGGCTGCCTTTAACCATACTTTCGATGCCGGAAGATTGTGAGGTTCTCATTGCTGAAATGGGCATGAATCATTTTGGTGAGATATCACAATTAAGCCGTCTGGCTGAACCTGACTTTGCGGTGATTACCAATATTGGGGAATCACACATTGAATATCTTGGAAGTCGCGCAGGTATTGCTCAGGCTAAAATGGAAATTATGGATGGTATGGACGCTTCAGGTGTGTTCGTGATTGACGGTGATGAACCGTTGCTGGATTCACCCCTTACAAAAAGTTTGACGACGATTCGCTGTGGTTTTACTGAACGAAATGATTATATGGTCAGTGGGGTTCATGAAAGTGCTGAAGGTTATCGTTTTGAGGTGAAAAACCGAAGCTTTGATATTCCGTTACTCGGGCGTCACAATGTCCAAAATGCATTGTTTTCTGTTGCAGTCGGTCAATATTTAGGTTTATCAAATCAAGCGATTCAGGCCGGACTGCTTCAAGGTCAAATGACGGACATGAGGTTGCAAACGTATGTCACCGCAGCCGGTGCCACAATCATTAACGATGCTTATAATGCTAGTCCAACATCGATGAAAGCGGCGATTGAAACCATCAAACAGTTACCTGGATTTACTGAACGAGTGCTTGTACTTGGCGATATTTATGAATTGGGTGTGGATGAAGAGCGAATGCATAGGGATATTGCTGACTCAATTCATGCCCCGATCACCCATGTCTATACCATAGGTGAGAAAGCACAATGGATTGCTGATGAATTACAAAAGCATGCGTCAAAACTTATTATTCGTTCATTTAAAAATAAGGATGCAGCGGCATCTGTTCTAAAGCAACATAACCAAGAGGATACTGTTGTTTTATTCAAAGCCTCACGTGCCGCAAAATTTGAAACATTAACGGCCGTAATGGATCCATCGCAAGGGGGCACACATTAA
- the murB gene encoding UDP-N-acetylmuramate dehydrogenase codes for METLKQALETANVGKIKEQEPLKKHTTIKIGGAAELFVEPQSIEALQSAMTIINDYAVPWRVIGRGSNLLVTDAGLNGVVIKLGKGINQMSIENDKLRIGAGFPVVPLATLMSKKGYSGFEFAGGIPGSIGGAVYMNAGAHGSDINNIIDKAHILFPDGTLKWMTKDELDYSYRTSILQSNQGICVEAVFHLEPGDATELFTNMQSFKDYRHGTQPYDKPCCGSVFRNPLPDHSGQLIEAAGLKGHQIGGAQVSELHANFIINTGDAKAQDVLDLIEYIQATIKERNGIELQTEVEIVQK; via the coding sequence GTGGAGACGTTAAAGCAGGCATTAGAAACGGCTAACGTTGGCAAAATCAAAGAACAGGAGCCGTTAAAAAAACATACAACCATAAAAATTGGAGGGGCAGCTGAGCTCTTTGTCGAACCTCAAAGTATTGAAGCATTGCAATCAGCAATGACGATTATCAATGATTATGCAGTTCCTTGGCGGGTGATTGGTCGCGGGTCAAATTTACTCGTCACTGATGCCGGTCTTAATGGCGTTGTCATTAAATTAGGAAAAGGTATCAATCAAATGTCAATAGAAAATGACAAGCTTAGGATAGGAGCGGGCTTTCCTGTCGTGCCTTTGGCTACACTGATGAGTAAAAAAGGTTACAGCGGTTTTGAATTTGCCGGCGGGATTCCTGGATCAATTGGCGGCGCTGTGTATATGAATGCCGGGGCACATGGTTCAGATATTAACAATATTATTGACAAAGCACATATCTTATTTCCCGACGGAACGTTAAAATGGATGACAAAGGATGAACTTGACTATAGCTATCGGACTTCAATTTTGCAGTCAAATCAAGGTATTTGTGTTGAGGCGGTTTTTCATTTGGAGCCAGGTGATGCAACCGAGTTATTTACAAACATGCAATCTTTTAAAGATTATCGTCACGGGACACAGCCATATGATAAACCCTGTTGCGGCAGTGTTTTCCGAAATCCGTTGCCGGACCACTCTGGTCAATTGATTGAAGCAGCTGGTTTGAAAGGTCATCAGATTGGTGGAGCGCAAGTTTCTGAGCTTCATGCCAACTTTATTATCAATACCGGTGACGCTAAAGCGCAAGATGTTTTGGATTTGATTGAGTACATTCAGGCTACCATTAAAGAAAGAAACGGAATCGAATTGCAAACGGAAGTTGAAATCGTTCAAAAATAG
- a CDS encoding cell division protein FtsQ/DivIB has protein sequence MNENENNVINLDERVPKLKEQRKHKSNRRFIIYITLFFIIILVTIYFQSPLSTVKHIQVEGNQIIPAKTIIKQSGITKSSHVWDLDEQSIQNRLKDLDTMKSISVDVQFYNKVVLTVTEYQRIGYLKRNEHYVPLLENGQFAKSMDGDSRPVDAPIFFNWDEGDPLEKLTQSLKKIPASTVQAISEIHFTPNKYSDGITLYMNNGLKVLARINNLADKIKMYPSIVNQIPKNAEGFVDLRVGAFFESYEKESQDSGQKVEQQ, from the coding sequence ATGAATGAAAATGAGAATAATGTGATTAATTTAGATGAACGTGTGCCGAAATTAAAAGAACAGCGGAAGCATAAATCGAATCGGCGATTTATCATTTATATTACCCTGTTTTTTATCATAATTTTAGTGACGATCTATTTTCAGTCACCCCTCAGTACAGTCAAGCATATTCAGGTAGAAGGTAATCAAATCATTCCTGCCAAAACCATTATTAAGCAAAGTGGCATAACGAAGTCGTCACACGTCTGGGATTTGGATGAGCAATCGATTCAGAATCGATTGAAGGATCTAGACACAATGAAATCTATTAGCGTTGATGTCCAATTTTATAATAAAGTGGTCTTAACGGTAACTGAGTATCAACGGATTGGTTACTTGAAACGAAATGAACATTATGTCCCGCTTTTGGAAAACGGTCAATTTGCTAAAAGTATGGATGGTGACAGCCGGCCGGTTGATGCTCCGATTTTCTTTAATTGGGATGAAGGGGATCCATTAGAAAAGTTGACTCAAAGTTTAAAAAAAATACCTGCATCAACCGTTCAAGCGATATCAGAAATTCACTTTACGCCCAACAAATATTCTGACGGCATCACTTTGTATATGAACAATGGTTTGAAAGTTTTAGCAAGAATTAATAATTTAGCAGACAAAATTAAGATGTATCCAAGTATTGTTAACCAAATACCCAAAAATGCCGAGGGATTTGTAGACCTCCGTGTCGGTGCCTTCTTTGAATCCTATGAAAAGGAAAGTCAAGACAGCGGTCAAAAGGTTGAGCAACAATAA
- the spoIIGA gene encoding sigma-E processing peptidase SpoIIGA, giving the protein MTVYLDVVWLLNVLIDFMILQLTALILKRSVAVWRLVIGTLFASLIILLLFTPLSPLFYHPVGKSVYSAIIVFIVFGYRRFGLFVQSFFMFYFVTFAIGGGLYGLRFFLFSNQSYANWLHFSTYSFGDPFSWLFIICGFPILWWFSKKRMDHAVIRKFDQSQLADVEITVNDVTLTAKGMIDTGNRLYHPVHQTPVMFVSHEACGDSLPESFFQTSPLEIMEHTELAKTWGKYLTIVPYRGVDGGQNFVLALKPERVMIDMDGRHLKVKKVLVGLSGHDLAGDHEFNCILHPDLLQTGKNVGTAS; this is encoded by the coding sequence ATGACAGTTTACTTGGATGTCGTTTGGTTACTTAACGTCCTTATCGACTTTATGATTCTGCAGCTTACAGCATTGATATTAAAACGATCCGTCGCTGTTTGGCGGTTGGTTATCGGCACATTGTTTGCATCATTGATTATTTTATTACTTTTTACCCCATTATCACCACTTTTTTATCATCCAGTGGGGAAAAGCGTGTATTCAGCGATCATTGTTTTCATTGTGTTCGGTTACCGACGATTTGGTCTTTTTGTGCAAAGTTTTTTCATGTTTTACTTTGTTACGTTTGCCATTGGCGGTGGTTTATATGGTTTAAGATTTTTCTTATTTTCTAATCAATCTTATGCCAATTGGTTGCATTTCAGTACTTACAGTTTTGGGGATCCGTTTAGCTGGTTGTTCATTATCTGCGGCTTCCCTATTCTTTGGTGGTTTTCAAAAAAACGGATGGATCATGCCGTTATCCGGAAATTTGATCAAAGTCAACTGGCTGATGTGGAAATTACCGTTAATGATGTGACGTTAACAGCCAAAGGTATGATCGATACTGGAAATCGCTTGTATCACCCCGTGCATCAAACGCCAGTAATGTTTGTGAGTCATGAAGCTTGTGGTGATTCATTGCCTGAATCATTTTTCCAAACGTCTCCGCTTGAAATCATGGAACACACAGAATTGGCGAAAACATGGGGGAAATATCTGACGATTGTGCCATACCGGGGTGTTGATGGCGGACAAAATTTTGTGCTCGCTTTAAAACCGGAACGCGTTATGATTGATATGGATGGTAGACACCTTAAAGTGAAAAAAGTTTTGGTCGGCTTAAGCGGCCATGATTTAGCAGGCGACCATGAATTTAATTGTATTCTGCATCCTGATCTACTTCAGACAGGTAAAAATGTTGGAACCGCATCATAA
- the murD gene encoding UDP-N-acetylmuramoyl-L-alanine--D-glutamate ligase, with amino-acid sequence MRQILDFQNKQVLVLGLAKSGYAAAKLLHQLGADVTINDRSPLNENAKAIELRSMGIDVVGGGHPDGLVHEDLDVLVKNPGIPYSNPLIVQAENKQVPVLTEVELAYRISEAEFIGITGTNGKTTTTMLIGELLSGSSREPLVAGNIGTVLSEVVQKASNDNVIVTELSSFQLMGVDEFHPRISVILNLYEAHLDYHGSFKNYANAKKRITMKQTPQDYFVYNADDEHVSAFVEQTDATAIPFSVNGLVQTGAFLQDEVLYYRDTPIIHAAELGAPGAHNIENALAAIAVAKLCGVSDAFIKARLQGFTGVKHRLQYVATVQDRLFYNDSKATNILATTKALNAFSRPVLLLAGGLDRGNSFDTLIPALEGVKALVAFGETKEKIAAAAKTAGVKTIKIVDTVEEAVPIAYGSSDMNDVILLSPACASWDQFRSFQDRGDMFIKMVHKLK; translated from the coding sequence ATGAGACAAATATTAGATTTTCAAAATAAACAGGTGTTGGTGTTAGGGTTGGCCAAAAGTGGCTATGCAGCAGCAAAATTACTGCACCAGCTTGGAGCGGACGTCACTATCAATGATCGCTCACCGTTAAATGAAAACGCGAAGGCGATTGAATTAAGGTCGATGGGAATTGACGTTGTAGGAGGGGGACATCCGGATGGCTTAGTTCATGAAGATTTGGATGTGCTTGTTAAAAATCCTGGAATTCCTTATAGTAATCCGCTGATTGTGCAAGCAGAGAACAAGCAGGTGCCGGTGCTCACAGAAGTTGAACTGGCTTACCGAATTTCTGAAGCTGAATTTATTGGTATTACAGGCACGAATGGCAAAACGACAACAACGATGCTTATTGGTGAACTGTTGTCGGGAAGTTCTCGTGAACCTTTAGTTGCCGGTAACATAGGAACGGTTCTCAGTGAGGTCGTGCAAAAGGCGTCAAATGACAATGTTATCGTGACGGAATTATCAAGTTTCCAACTCATGGGGGTTGATGAATTTCACCCTAGAATATCGGTGATTCTCAATCTATATGAAGCTCATCTTGATTATCATGGCTCATTTAAAAATTATGCTAACGCTAAGAAGCGAATCACTATGAAGCAAACTCCGCAGGACTATTTCGTCTACAACGCGGATGATGAACATGTATCAGCATTTGTTGAGCAAACGGATGCGACAGCCATTCCGTTTTCCGTTAATGGATTGGTTCAAACAGGAGCATTTTTGCAAGATGAGGTCCTTTATTATCGTGATACGCCAATTATTCATGCCGCAGAACTCGGTGCGCCTGGCGCGCATAATATTGAAAATGCCTTGGCTGCCATCGCAGTGGCGAAATTATGTGGTGTTAGTGATGCGTTTATCAAAGCACGCTTGCAGGGATTCACGGGTGTCAAACATCGATTGCAATATGTAGCAACAGTGCAGGACCGCCTGTTTTATAATGATTCCAAAGCAACTAATATACTAGCGACAACGAAAGCTTTAAATGCCTTTTCCCGACCAGTGTTACTGCTGGCTGGGGGCCTCGATCGCGGCAACTCATTTGATACGCTTATCCCCGCCTTAGAAGGCGTAAAGGCTTTGGTTGCTTTTGGTGAAACAAAAGAAAAAATCGCGGCGGCTGCCAAAACGGCAGGGGTTAAAACAATTAAAATCGTCGATACTGTTGAAGAGGCGGTGCCCATCGCCTATGGATCATCAGATATGAATGATGTCATTTTATTATCCCCGGCTTGTGCTAGTTGGGATCAATTCCGATCATTTCAGGATCGTGGGGACATGTTTATCAAAATGGTGCATAAGCTTAAATAA
- the mraY gene encoding phospho-N-acetylmuramoyl-pentapeptide-transferase, with protein MSGTLLVAMIAAFVIAVIIAPLFIPLLRLLKFGQYIRKEGPESHQKKAGTPTMGGIIIIVALVIATLVVSWRTGLLSTSTYLLLLVTVGYGVIGFLDDFIKVVMKRNLGLKSKQKLLGQLIVAVLFFVILMQTEFSTAISIPGTSISFDLHGFYIVLIVIMLLGTSNGTNLTDGMDGLLTGTSAIAFGAYAVIAYQMQLMDVAVFSIAAAGALLGFLVFNAHPAKVFMGDTGSLALGGALAGVAILTKAEILLIVVGGIYVIETLSVMLQVISFKLTGERIFKMSPLHHHYELTGWSEWRIVSTFWVVGILFAIFGIYLKVWL; from the coding sequence ATGTCAGGCACTTTATTAGTGGCTATGATTGCGGCGTTTGTTATTGCCGTGATCATCGCGCCACTATTTATTCCATTATTACGCTTACTAAAATTTGGACAATATATTAGAAAAGAGGGACCGGAGAGCCACCAAAAGAAGGCTGGAACACCGACCATGGGCGGGATCATTATCATTGTTGCTTTGGTGATTGCCACTTTGGTTGTTTCTTGGCGCACTGGTCTTCTATCTACATCGACGTATCTTCTGCTGCTAGTGACTGTGGGATACGGTGTCATTGGTTTTTTGGATGATTTCATTAAAGTGGTTATGAAACGTAACTTAGGCTTGAAGTCGAAACAAAAACTACTAGGTCAGTTAATTGTGGCGGTGTTATTCTTTGTCATTTTGATGCAAACTGAGTTTTCTACAGCCATTAGTATTCCAGGCACCAGTATCAGTTTTGATTTACATGGATTTTATATTGTATTAATTGTTATTATGCTGCTCGGGACGTCGAATGGAACGAACCTCACCGATGGTATGGATGGCTTATTAACAGGTACATCCGCAATTGCATTTGGGGCTTATGCCGTTATTGCTTATCAAATGCAGCTGATGGATGTCGCTGTCTTCTCGATAGCGGCCGCAGGAGCTTTGCTTGGTTTTCTTGTATTTAATGCTCATCCTGCCAAAGTGTTCATGGGTGATACCGGTTCACTTGCTTTAGGTGGGGCATTAGCCGGAGTGGCGATCTTGACGAAGGCGGAGATTCTTCTGATAGTGGTTGGCGGCATATATGTTATTGAGACACTGTCAGTCATGTTGCAAGTGATTTCATTTAAGCTGACAGGAGAGCGTATATTTAAAATGAGTCCTCTGCACCATCATTATGAGTTAACAGGTTGGTCGGAGTGGCGGATTGTCTCGACATTCTGGGTCGTCGGCATTTTATTTGCGATTTTCGGGATTTATCTAAAGGTGTGGCTATAG
- the spoVE gene encoding stage V sporulation protein E produces MNKKAAPDFLLILTTLVLLSIGLIMIYSASAVGASYKFDDAFYFAKRQLLFAGIGVAAMFAMMNVNYLTWRTWSKIGMLICFVLLIAVLIPGIGKVAGGARSWIGVGAFSLQPSEFTKLALIAFLAKFLSEHQKQITSLRKGLIPSLTFVFLAFGMIMLQPDLGTGAVLVGTCLTMIFIAGARIKHFVYMGLLGLVGLAALIISAPYRIKRITSFLNPWDEPQGSGFQIIQSLFAIGPGGLFGFGLGESRQKYQYLPEPHTDFIFAIVSEELGFIGATFVLLLFFLLLWRGIRIALGAPDLYGSLLAVGIIGMIAIQVMINIAVVTGLMPVTGITLPFLSYGGSSLTLMLIGVGVVLNISRYAKF; encoded by the coding sequence ATGAACAAAAAAGCTGCACCGGATTTTCTGTTAATCTTAACAACACTTGTGTTACTATCTATTGGGTTGATTATGATTTACAGCGCCAGTGCTGTTGGGGCTTCGTATAAGTTTGATGATGCCTTTTATTTTGCTAAAAGGCAGTTACTATTCGCGGGTATTGGCGTTGCGGCGATGTTTGCGATGATGAACGTTAATTATTTAACATGGCGGACATGGTCGAAAATAGGGATGTTAATCTGCTTTGTGTTACTCATTGCCGTGTTAATCCCGGGCATTGGTAAGGTTGCAGGCGGAGCAAGAAGTTGGATCGGTGTCGGGGCGTTTTCACTACAGCCCTCAGAATTCACAAAACTGGCATTGATTGCTTTTCTAGCCAAGTTTTTGTCCGAACATCAGAAACAAATCACTTCTTTGCGTAAAGGGCTCATACCGTCGTTAACGTTTGTCTTCTTAGCTTTTGGCATGATTATGTTGCAGCCAGACTTAGGGACAGGCGCAGTTCTCGTCGGCACATGTTTGACGATGATTTTTATTGCTGGAGCTCGAATTAAGCATTTTGTCTATATGGGTTTGCTCGGTCTTGTTGGATTAGCTGCACTCATCATATCAGCTCCATACAGGATTAAGCGGATTACCTCATTCCTTAATCCGTGGGATGAACCACAAGGAAGCGGCTTTCAAATCATCCAATCCTTGTTTGCGATTGGGCCAGGTGGATTGTTTGGATTCGGTCTCGGAGAAAGCCGGCAGAAGTATCAATATCTTCCTGAACCGCACACCGATTTTATCTTTGCGATTGTTTCTGAAGAACTGGGATTTATCGGTGCAACGTTTGTTTTGCTGTTATTCTTTCTACTATTATGGCGCGGTATTCGCATCGCCTTAGGCGCGCCTGACTTATATGGCAGTTTACTGGCGGTGGGTATTATCGGTATGATTGCCATCCAAGTGATGATCAATATCGCTGTTGTTACGGGACTTATGCCCGTTACTGGCATTACCTTACCGTTCTTAAGTTATGGTGGATCATCCTTAACGCTCATGTTAATTGGTGTGGGCGTTGTACTCAATATCAGCCGCTACGCCAAATTTTAA